A region of Clostridium acetobutylicum ATCC 824 DNA encodes the following proteins:
- a CDS encoding lactonase family protein produces the protein MSNYEKVYIGTYTNGESRGIYSFNIISDSRKTTAPILSCEIENPTYLTFNMNNKTAYSVIKSGNLGGAASFYVDDRNNHLELLNCKFGYENPPERFSGKQPCYVSLDKTNSYLFSVNYHTSRVDVFPIRNDGSIDTVSSFVIHEGFGPNKERQETSHVHCAVTTPLNDFLCVVDLGTDKIVLYRFDDGILCRFNEFKLKPGCGPRHIIFHPNGKIAYIATELSSEVIVLKYSPLDGSFEELQYVSCLPTDYTGKNGSAAIHISRNSNYLYVSNRGHNSISCFHVDNSTGLLTLNSNTSTYGLSPRDFDLSSSGNLLIAANQDSSNLTIFSVDQVSGNLSKITSDIYVPNPVCVKFYHDK, from the coding sequence ATGTCCAATTATGAAAAGGTTTATATAGGCACTTATACTAATGGAGAAAGCAGAGGCATTTATAGTTTTAACATTATTTCAGACTCTAGAAAAACAACAGCTCCAATATTATCTTGCGAAATAGAAAACCCAACATACCTCACCTTTAATATGAATAATAAAACAGCTTATTCTGTTATTAAGTCAGGCAATTTAGGAGGAGCAGCTTCATTTTATGTAGATGATAGAAATAATCACCTTGAACTCTTAAATTGTAAATTTGGTTACGAGAATCCACCCGAAAGGTTTTCTGGAAAACAACCTTGTTATGTCTCATTAGATAAAACGAATTCATATCTGTTTTCTGTAAATTATCATACATCTAGAGTAGACGTTTTCCCTATAAGAAATGATGGAAGCATTGATACTGTATCTTCATTTGTGATCCATGAAGGCTTTGGTCCTAATAAAGAAAGACAAGAGACTTCTCACGTTCACTGTGCTGTAACAACACCACTTAACGACTTTCTTTGTGTTGTAGATCTAGGAACCGATAAAATAGTACTTTATAGGTTTGACGATGGCATTTTATGTAGATTTAATGAGTTTAAGTTAAAGCCTGGTTGTGGGCCTAGACATATAATCTTTCATCCAAACGGAAAAATTGCATATATAGCTACTGAACTTAGCTCTGAGGTTATAGTCTTAAAGTATTCTCCCCTAGATGGTTCCTTTGAAGAATTGCAGTACGTATCTTGTTTACCTACTGATTACACAGGTAAAAACGGAAGTGCTGCTATCCATATATCAAGGAATTCAAACTATCTTTATGTATCAAATAGAGGTCATAATAGCATTTCCTGCTTTCATGTAGATAATTCAACAGGACTCCTTACTCTAAATTCAAACACTTCCACTTATGGACTTTCTCCTCGTGACTTCGATTTATCATCTTCTGGTAACTTATTGATAGCAGCTAATCAAGATTCAAGTAACCTAACAATTTTTAGTGTTGATCAAGTTAGCGGAAACTTAAGTAAAATAACTTCTGATATATACGTACCAAATCCTGTTTGTGTGAAATTTTATCATGATAAATGA
- a CDS encoding NAD(P)-dependent oxidoreductase: protein MPKDIKKDISEVENLFIALVSPKLKILVIGGGNAALIKVRNFIKMGCLITIVSKEFKEEFNMLSGFPNIKLIKGEYLRDYLKHYHIIIIATNNFKLNDKIRQDCDYINKMYMDCGEPEKGLYIVPYQNDSKMFSLSIKSRYKSPKTSKYVLDKAMTFIKRYEDFSEYTANIRNKIKGSRKKEIMNFVCSDDFYFFYKKRKADIVLQMFYRELNGE from the coding sequence TTGCCTAAGGATATTAAGAAGGATATTTCAGAAGTAGAAAATTTATTTATAGCGCTTGTCTCTCCTAAGTTAAAAATTCTAGTTATAGGGGGAGGAAATGCAGCTCTTATAAAGGTAAGAAACTTTATTAAAATGGGCTGTTTAATTACTATAGTTTCAAAGGAATTCAAGGAAGAGTTCAATATGCTTAGTGGATTTCCTAATATAAAACTGATAAAAGGAGAGTATTTAAGAGATTATCTTAAGCATTACCATATAATTATAATAGCAACAAATAATTTTAAGTTAAATGATAAAATAAGGCAGGATTGCGATTATATAAATAAAATGTATATGGACTGTGGTGAGCCTGAAAAGGGACTATATATTGTACCGTATCAAAATGATTCAAAAATGTTTTCGCTTTCTATTAAATCCAGATATAAAAGTCCTAAAACTTCAAAGTATGTTTTGGATAAAGCGATGACATTTATTAAAAGATATGAGGATTTTTCAGAATATACAGCAAACATAAGAAATAAAATTAAGGGAAGTAGAAAAAAAGAAATTATGAACTTTGTTTGTTCAGATGACTTTTATTTTTTTTATAAGAAAAGAAAAGCGGATATAGTGCTTCAGATGTTTTATAGAGAATTGAACGGGGAGTGA
- the ilvC gene encoding ketol-acid reductoisomerase: protein MEELKVYYDEDADLNYLKDKKIAIIGFGSQGHAHALNLKESGLNVIVGLYDGSKSWKVAEDYGFEVYEVADAVKQAQVVMILLPDEKQKQIYEASIKDNLDEGDALFFAHGFNIHYNQIVPPKNVDVLMIAPKGPGHIVRRQYTEGGGVPCLYAVHQDYTGKGKEIALAYGKGIGGTKGGVMNTTFKIETETDLFGEQAVLCGGICALINAGYDTLREAGYSAENAYFECFHEMKMIVDLMYEGGMAKMRYSISDTAEYGDYVVGNRLINDNVRAEMKKVLTEIQDGTFAKNWLLENQTGRPAFNARRRIEADREIEKVGKRLRGMMSWINENPSNE, encoded by the coding sequence ATGGAAGAATTAAAAGTTTATTATGATGAGGATGCAGATTTAAATTATTTAAAGGATAAGAAAATAGCAATTATAGGTTTTGGAAGTCAAGGACATGCCCATGCTTTAAACTTAAAGGAAAGTGGTCTCAATGTAATAGTTGGACTATATGATGGAAGTAAATCATGGAAAGTTGCAGAGGATTATGGGTTTGAAGTTTATGAAGTTGCAGATGCCGTAAAGCAGGCTCAGGTTGTAATGATACTTTTACCAGATGAGAAACAAAAACAAATATATGAAGCAAGCATAAAAGATAATCTAGATGAAGGTGATGCACTATTTTTTGCTCATGGTTTCAACATACATTACAATCAAATAGTACCACCTAAAAATGTAGATGTACTTATGATAGCACCAAAGGGACCAGGACATATAGTTAGAAGGCAATATACAGAGGGTGGAGGAGTTCCTTGTCTTTATGCAGTACACCAAGATTATACTGGAAAAGGTAAAGAAATAGCATTAGCTTATGGTAAAGGAATTGGTGGAACTAAAGGAGGAGTTATGAACACTACCTTCAAAATAGAAACTGAAACTGATTTATTTGGTGAACAAGCAGTACTTTGCGGAGGAATATGTGCATTAATAAATGCAGGATATGATACATTAAGAGAAGCTGGATATTCAGCTGAAAATGCATATTTTGAGTGTTTTCACGAAATGAAGATGATAGTTGATTTAATGTATGAAGGCGGAATGGCTAAAATGAGATATTCAATTAGTGATACTGCAGAATACGGAGATTATGTTGTAGGGAATAGACTTATAAACGATAACGTAAGAGCAGAAATGAAGAAGGTACTTACTGAAATTCAAGATGGAACATTTGCAAAAAATTGGTTGCTTGAAAATCAGACAGGAAGACCAGCATTTAATGCTAGAAGAAGAATAGAGGCAGATAGAGAAATAGAGAAGGTTGGTAAGAGACTTAGAGGTATGATGAGTTGGATTAATGAAAATCCTTCAAACGAATAG
- a CDS encoding nitrite/sulfite reductase encodes MKELNEILLGEIEEFRKLGHDFLDGKVSKVDFKGASGGMGVYAHRSGKEFMIRLRIPSGIASRKDLELIRDFARRYELDSVHLTTRQAIQLHGISIDTVCDIMEEGIRNGLYSRGAGGNFPRNVAISPLSGVDKNEAFDVSPYAEAVGKHFLKKIYTYKFPRKLKVAFSNNADDIGHATIADLGFLAIKENEHEYFKVFIGGGLGRNPKVAATFIELAEPKDVLYHVEAMTRLFINEGDYKNKAKARIRYILERMGEEEFIRCYSKYLSEVKSEEKLDLEIDKKAYTKHGIETTVKNKRLISQKQNGLYSVYVHPVGGQLSIKDLEDILKETSNIEDVEIRLSMSEGFYIRNLNGNEAERILEITEHIGGNTRLEYSTACIGVPTCQIGLLESQATLRNIIDYFKKMKFEYDVLPAVHISGCPNSCSCHEISGIGFCGKKKRVSEEVKDVFELYLKGKLKSGATRLGDYYGDVLKEEVPYLLYDIAKIVHESGEEFYNWVESNDEKLKSIVNKYLV; translated from the coding sequence ATGAAAGAATTAAATGAAATTTTACTAGGTGAAATTGAGGAATTTAGAAAGCTTGGACATGATTTTTTAGATGGAAAGGTAAGTAAAGTTGATTTTAAAGGAGCATCAGGTGGAATGGGAGTATATGCCCATAGAAGCGGAAAAGAATTCATGATAAGACTTAGAATACCTTCTGGAATAGCATCAAGAAAGGACCTTGAACTTATTCGTGACTTTGCAAGAAGGTATGAACTCGATTCAGTTCATCTTACAACACGTCAAGCTATTCAACTTCATGGAATTTCAATTGATACTGTTTGCGATATAATGGAAGAAGGAATAAGAAACGGATTATATTCAAGAGGAGCAGGAGGAAACTTTCCAAGAAATGTTGCAATTTCTCCTTTAAGTGGAGTAGATAAGAATGAAGCTTTTGATGTTTCACCTTATGCAGAAGCTGTGGGAAAGCACTTCTTGAAAAAAATATATACTTACAAATTCCCAAGAAAGTTAAAGGTAGCATTTTCAAATAATGCTGATGATATAGGACATGCAACTATAGCAGATTTAGGATTTTTGGCGATTAAAGAAAATGAACATGAATATTTTAAGGTATTCATAGGGGGAGGACTTGGAAGAAATCCTAAGGTTGCAGCTACTTTTATAGAACTTGCAGAGCCAAAGGATGTTCTTTATCACGTTGAAGCTATGACAAGGCTATTTATTAATGAGGGAGATTACAAGAATAAGGCAAAAGCTCGTATAAGATACATACTAGAAAGAATGGGAGAAGAAGAGTTTATAAGGTGTTATAGTAAATATTTATCTGAGGTAAAGAGTGAAGAAAAACTTGATTTAGAAATAGATAAAAAAGCATATACAAAGCATGGAATAGAAACTACTGTTAAGAATAAAAGACTAATTAGTCAGAAGCAAAATGGATTATATAGTGTGTATGTTCATCCAGTTGGTGGACAGCTTTCTATTAAGGATTTAGAGGATATATTAAAAGAAACCAGCAATATTGAAGATGTGGAGATAAGGCTTTCAATGTCAGAGGGATTCTATATAAGGAATTTAAATGGTAATGAGGCTGAAAGGATTCTTGAAATTACAGAACATATAGGCGGAAATACAAGGCTTGAGTACTCTACAGCATGCATAGGAGTACCAACCTGCCAAATAGGGCTTCTAGAAAGCCAAGCTACATTAAGAAATATAATAGATTACTTTAAAAAGATGAAATTTGAGTATGATGTTCTTCCGGCAGTTCATATATCAGGATGTCCTAATTCATGTAGTTGCCATGAAATAAGCGGCATAGGTTTTTGTGGAAAGAAGAAGAGGGTTTCTGAAGAGGTTAAGGATGTATTTGAGCTATATCTTAAAGGAAAATTAAAAAGTGGAGCTACAAGGCTTGGAGATTATTATGGAGATGTTTTAAAGGAAGAAGTTCCTTACCTTTTATATGATATTGCAAAGATTGTGCATGAAAGCGGCGAGGAGTTTTATAATTGGGTAGAAAGTAACGATGAGAAATTGAAAAGTATTGTAAATAAGTATTTAGTTTGA
- a CDS encoding DUF441 domain-containing protein, protein MESNIILVVILGISIVGKATSVAISVAALLILKLLGLDKYIFPYLNDKGMFWGLVLLTAAILIPIAQGNVKAIDIKNNLVSFVGITALVLSFLTTYLSGVGLRYLTVQGHSDVMPSLILGSVAAAAFLGGVPVGPLITSGILALLVKMVKKS, encoded by the coding sequence TTGGAATCAAACATAATTTTAGTAGTAATACTCGGTATATCAATAGTAGGTAAAGCTACATCTGTAGCTATTTCTGTGGCTGCATTATTAATTTTAAAGCTTTTAGGGTTAGATAAATATATCTTTCCTTATTTGAATGATAAAGGAATGTTTTGGGGATTAGTTTTACTTACAGCAGCTATACTTATACCTATAGCTCAAGGAAATGTAAAGGCTATAGATATAAAAAACAATTTAGTTTCATTTGTTGGAATAACAGCATTAGTATTATCCTTTTTAACAACATATTTAAGTGGAGTTGGACTTAGATATCTTACAGTCCAAGGTCACAGTGACGTTATGCCTTCTCTTATTTTAGGTTCCGTTGCAGCAGCAGCCTTTCTAGGGGGAGTTCCGGTAGGACCACTTATAACCTCGGGGATTTTAGCATTGTTAGTAAAGATGGTAAAGAAATCATAA
- a CDS encoding polysaccharide deacetylase family protein codes for MRSKQKRKLKSVFIVVIALIVLLSAVIAAVFKLQGKKNVDDNQVYSAKDFQKSYMIVTSAREAMANLENRRGNSGTLTEQVYKNDGKKIAYLTFDDGPSTTVTPKILDTLERENVNATFFLIGSNIQLSNESQELVRRMFYDGDSIGNHTYDHNPNELFPNNKTNIETFISQIDATNFALKSVLGQEFNTRILRIPGGRITRIHTRDANLNQLEQIFNQRGLVDIDWNCYDYDAEGKPKVAEQLIQNVKKTSYGKNKLVILMHDTYGKEETAKALPSIIDYLKVQGYEFGTLK; via the coding sequence ATGAGAAGCAAACAAAAAAGAAAATTAAAAAGTGTATTTATAGTAGTTATAGCATTAATTGTTTTATTAAGTGCAGTGATAGCAGCAGTATTTAAGTTGCAAGGTAAAAAGAATGTAGATGACAATCAGGTATATAGCGCTAAGGATTTTCAAAAAAGTTATATGATAGTAACAAGTGCTCGTGAAGCTATGGCTAATCTAGAAAACCGTAGAGGAAATTCAGGAACGTTAACTGAACAGGTTTATAAGAATGATGGGAAAAAGATAGCATATTTAACATTTGACGATGGACCATCCACAACTGTTACACCCAAAATATTAGATACATTAGAGAGAGAAAATGTAAATGCAACTTTCTTTTTGATAGGTTCTAATATACAATTAAGCAATGAGTCACAGGAACTTGTTAGAAGAATGTTCTATGATGGTGATTCTATAGGTAATCATACATATGATCATAATCCTAATGAACTATTTCCTAATAACAAAACAAATATAGAAACATTTATTTCTCAAATCGATGCTACAAACTTTGCTCTAAAAAGTGTTTTGGGACAAGAATTTAATACTAGAATACTGCGAATACCTGGTGGCAGAATCACAAGAATACACACTAGAGATGCTAATCTAAATCAACTTGAGCAGATATTTAATCAAAGAGGACTAGTAGATATAGATTGGAATTGTTATGATTATGATGCAGAAGGAAAACCTAAGGTGGCAGAACAATTGATTCAAAATGTTAAGAAAACCTCTTATGGAAAGAATAAATTAGTTATTTTAATGCATGATACTTATGGAAAAGAAGAAACAGCGAAGGCACTTCCAAGTATAATAGATTATTTGAAAGTTCAAGGATACGAATTTGGCACTTTAAAATAA
- the hemA gene encoding glutamyl-tRNA reductase has translation MIQLLALKRDLKVEIREKFSIIEKRIGDKDVLLKEVCNEVVILSTCNRIEIYFNSEKNRKQIIEEIFSKMGWNINFLENFFYCKGDEAINHLMEVACGFDSLILGEDQILGQIKAAYDTALKNKTSGSELKKLFQLVITCGKEFRSISMLNRIPVSSASIAVNKARQENLRRFMVFGFGDVGSLVCKYILSSDFDVLYIVVRNKAAVSIKDKRIKVLSFNEKNSYYDDVECMISCTSAPHPVIWEKELPYRKFTIFDLAVPRDVEETVYGRNNIDIYDIDQISMIDNNNRKKRKEIMMANRHIMSKYIVEFYDWQKVQEIVPDIIKLKLYGESVNKRRYETFKNKKATKDNDMLVNMLIKSTSNVYINRAIEVLKEEQLKGRGEDCLRILRRIFQK, from the coding sequence ATGATACAACTTTTAGCATTGAAAAGAGATTTAAAAGTTGAAATAAGAGAAAAATTTTCAATAATAGAGAAAAGAATAGGAGATAAGGATGTACTTTTAAAGGAGGTATGCAATGAAGTTGTCATATTAAGTACATGCAATCGAATTGAGATATATTTTAATAGTGAGAAGAATAGGAAACAAATTATAGAAGAGATTTTTTCAAAGATGGGATGGAACATAAATTTTTTAGAGAATTTTTTCTATTGTAAAGGTGATGAGGCAATTAATCATCTAATGGAAGTGGCATGTGGCTTTGATTCTCTTATCTTAGGAGAAGATCAGATATTAGGGCAGATAAAAGCTGCATATGATACTGCGCTTAAAAATAAAACTTCAGGTAGTGAACTAAAGAAGCTGTTCCAGTTAGTTATTACCTGTGGTAAAGAATTTAGAAGTATATCTATGCTTAATAGAATACCTGTTTCATCTGCATCGATAGCTGTTAATAAGGCAAGACAGGAAAACTTAAGAAGATTTATGGTTTTTGGCTTTGGAGATGTAGGTTCTCTAGTATGCAAATATATATTATCAAGTGATTTTGATGTGTTATATATTGTTGTTAGAAATAAAGCAGCTGTAAGTATAAAAGATAAAAGAATAAAGGTCCTTTCCTTTAATGAAAAGAATAGTTACTATGATGATGTAGAGTGTATGATTTCCTGTACGTCAGCACCTCATCCTGTAATATGGGAGAAAGAGCTTCCTTACAGGAAATTCACTATTTTCGATTTGGCAGTACCGAGAGATGTTGAAGAGACTGTTTATGGTAGAAATAATATAGATATATATGACATAGATCAGATAAGCATGATAGATAATAATAACAGAAAAAAGAGAAAAGAAATAATGATGGCCAATAGACATATAATGTCCAAGTATATTGTAGAGTTCTATGATTGGCAAAAGGTTCAGGAAATAGTTCCTGATATTATAAAATTGAAGCTGTATGGTGAAAGCGTAAATAAAAGAAGATATGAAACCTTTAAGAATAAAAAAGCTACAAAGGATAATGATATGCTTGTAAATATGCTCATAAAAAGCACGTCAAATGTATATATAAATAGAGCAATAGAAGTGCTTAAAGAGGAGCAATTGAAAGGGCGTGGAGAAGATTGCCTAAGGATATTAAGAAGGATATTTCAGAAGTAG
- a CDS encoding 2-hydroxyacid dehydrogenase, which translates to MRISVIEPLGISEEEIRSIAKTITDRGHEIVIYNEKSTDTNVLKERVKDSEVIVLANMPLKAEVINSDSKLKMMSIAFTGVDHVELSALNNKEVVVSNASGYSTESVTELTFGLVFSVLRNIVPLDKVTREGKTKNGFSQSDLSGKTFGVIGTGLIGASVCRIAKAFGCKVIAYSRSKKEELEVIGVNYVTLDELLAKSDVISVHVPQTQETIGMISKEKIKLMKKTAILINVARGPIVDNEALAEALENGTIAGAGIDVFDKEPPLDLGYRLLKAPNTVVLPHVGFATKEAMVRRAHITFENIVKWLDGTPQNIVKY; encoded by the coding sequence ATGAGAATTTCAGTTATTGAACCACTTGGAATTTCTGAAGAAGAAATTAGAAGTATTGCAAAAACAATTACAGATAGAGGACATGAAATTGTAATCTATAATGAAAAAAGTACAGATACAAATGTATTAAAAGAAAGAGTAAAGGATTCAGAGGTAATAGTGCTTGCAAATATGCCACTTAAGGCAGAGGTAATAAATTCTGATAGTAAATTAAAAATGATGTCTATAGCTTTTACAGGAGTTGATCATGTTGAATTGAGTGCTCTTAATAATAAAGAAGTAGTGGTTTCAAATGCTTCAGGATATAGCACTGAATCAGTTACTGAATTAACTTTTGGACTTGTTTTTTCTGTATTAAGAAATATAGTTCCTTTGGATAAAGTAACAAGGGAAGGAAAAACAAAAAATGGCTTTTCTCAAAGTGATTTAAGTGGTAAAACCTTTGGAGTAATAGGCACAGGATTAATAGGTGCTTCAGTTTGTAGGATTGCAAAAGCTTTTGGCTGTAAGGTTATAGCATATAGCAGAAGTAAGAAAGAAGAACTGGAAGTAATTGGAGTTAATTATGTGACATTAGATGAGTTGTTAGCTAAAAGTGATGTGATTTCTGTCCATGTTCCTCAAACACAAGAAACAATAGGAATGATAAGTAAAGAGAAAATTAAGCTAATGAAGAAAACAGCAATATTAATAAATGTAGCAAGAGGGCCAATTGTTGATAATGAGGCTTTGGCAGAAGCATTGGAAAATGGAACTATTGCTGGAGCTGGAATTGATGTGTTTGATAAAGAACCTCCTCTTGATTTAGGGTATAGGCTTCTTAAAGCACCTAATACAGTTGTGTTACCGCATGTTGGTTTTGCAACAAAAGAAGCCATGGTAAGAAGAGCGCACATAACCTTCGAAAATATAGTTAAGTGGCTTGATGGGACCCCTCAAAATATTGTGAAATATTAA
- the msrA gene encoding peptide-methionine (S)-S-oxide reductase MsrA, whose protein sequence is MKKIIFAGGCFWGVEAYFNTIDGVLNTKVGYANGNTEDPTYEDVCTDSTGYAEACYIEYDEKQLKLEKLIDAYWKVVDPTLKNRQGHDEGTQYRTGIYYVDEEDLKVILESKDKEQEKYDAPIVTEILPLKNFYDAEEYHQKYLDKNPNGYCHIPKELLKKH, encoded by the coding sequence ATGAAAAAAATAATATTTGCAGGAGGATGCTTTTGGGGAGTTGAGGCATACTTCAATACAATTGATGGAGTCTTAAATACAAAGGTAGGTTATGCAAATGGGAATACTGAAGATCCAACATATGAAGATGTATGTACAGATAGTACAGGATATGCAGAGGCTTGCTATATAGAATATGACGAAAAACAATTAAAACTTGAGAAACTAATAGATGCTTACTGGAAGGTAGTAGATCCAACATTGAAGAATAGACAGGGACACGATGAAGGAACACAATATCGTACAGGAATTTACTATGTAGATGAAGAAGACCTTAAAGTCATATTAGAGTCTAAAGATAAAGAACAAGAGAAATATGATGCTCCAATTGTTACAGAAATATTGCCTTTAAAGAATTTTTATGATGCAGAAGAATATCATCAAAAATATCTTGATAAGAATCCTAATGGATATTGTCATATACCAAAGGAATTGTTAAAAAAGCATTAA
- a CDS encoding cation diffusion facilitator family transporter, with protein MEDNYKNLKIAERGVRISLIIYVVLSIFKFFMGYFFKSEALKADGINSSTDIIAAIAIIVGLKIARKPADKEHTYGHLRAETISSLLASLIMIAVGVDVVYNGVKNTIFLRNEKPDIKAAIVSLICASVVYTLYRYNRSVADKIHSSALMVSSKDNLSDSMVGFGSAFGIFASQFGFPWMDSITAVLVGIIICKTGFGIFREAVNNLTDAFDPEKLENITKIIKDIDGVSDIKDIRARVHGNSILLDAIILVDPGLSVRESHEITEAVEKILKEEFNIRNAIIHVEPNIDEL; from the coding sequence ATGGAGGATAACTATAAGAATCTTAAAATTGCAGAGAGAGGTGTCCGTATCAGTTTAATTATATATGTAGTACTTTCAATCTTTAAGTTTTTTATGGGCTATTTTTTTAAGTCAGAAGCACTTAAAGCAGATGGAATTAATAGTTCTACTGACATAATTGCGGCTATTGCAATTATTGTAGGGCTAAAAATAGCGAGAAAACCAGCAGATAAAGAGCATACATATGGGCATTTGAGGGCGGAAACTATATCATCACTTCTAGCATCGTTAATAATGATTGCAGTTGGAGTCGATGTTGTGTACAATGGAGTTAAAAATACTATATTTCTAAGAAATGAAAAGCCTGATATTAAAGCAGCTATTGTATCGTTGATTTGTGCCAGTGTTGTGTATACATTATATCGTTATAATAGGTCTGTAGCTGATAAAATTCACAGTTCGGCACTTATGGTTTCTTCAAAAGATAATCTTTCAGATTCAATGGTTGGTTTTGGTTCTGCATTTGGGATATTTGCATCTCAATTCGGATTCCCATGGATGGATTCAATAACAGCAGTTTTAGTTGGAATAATTATATGTAAGACTGGTTTTGGAATTTTCCGTGAAGCGGTAAATAATCTTACAGATGCGTTTGATCCAGAAAAACTTGAAAATATAACTAAAATTATAAAGGATATAGATGGCGTAAGTGATATTAAAGATATTAGGGCAAGGGTACATGGAAATAGTATTTTATTAGATGCCATTATATTAGTTGACCCTGGTTTGAGTGTTAGGGAGAGTCATGAGATTACGGAAGCTGTAGAAAAAATTCTTAAAGAAGAGTTTAATATAAGGAATGCAATTATTCACGTAGAACCAAATATAGATGAGTTGTAG
- a CDS encoding LysR substrate-binding domain-containing protein: MVEELKTFIAVVDNKSFTKAANSINISQPGVSLHIANLEKYFGTKLIERSNKQRTILITSTGKILYKRAKQILSLLNETKEELNNYTYSPSGTLKLGSSMTIGEFILPKILGDFIKEYPNVKIEVTIENTKHIYDKFKNYDIDVALIEGNVPLENYMLKNFYKDTMVVVSHSSFKYDKNIELNKFLSNQTWIHREEGSGTGENLNTFLNIENIYPKNIIILGSNYAIKQAVKNNLGITFISSLVVKDDVKNKDLKIIPTKTEYHRYFSYLCHKNNLSKVAELFIQKLNDL, translated from the coding sequence TTGGTAGAAGAATTAAAAACGTTTATTGCTGTAGTAGATAACAAAAGCTTTACTAAGGCAGCAAACTCAATCAATATATCACAACCAGGTGTAAGCCTCCACATCGCCAATTTAGAAAAATATTTTGGTACAAAGCTGATAGAACGTTCCAATAAACAAAGAACTATATTAATCACAAGTACTGGTAAAATTCTTTATAAACGTGCAAAACAAATACTCTCGCTTTTAAACGAAACAAAAGAAGAATTGAATAACTATACATACTCTCCCTCAGGTACATTAAAGCTGGGTTCAAGTATGACTATAGGCGAGTTTATTCTTCCTAAAATATTAGGAGATTTCATAAAAGAATATCCAAATGTTAAGATTGAGGTAACAATAGAAAACACTAAACATATATATGACAAATTTAAGAACTACGATATTGATGTAGCTTTAATTGAGGGAAACGTTCCTTTAGAAAACTATATGTTAAAAAATTTTTATAAAGATACTATGGTGGTTGTTTCTCACTCTTCTTTCAAATATGATAAAAACATAGAATTAAACAAATTCCTATCTAATCAGACCTGGATACATAGGGAAGAAGGATCTGGAACAGGAGAAAATCTAAATACTTTTTTAAATATTGAAAACATCTATCCTAAAAACATAATAATTTTAGGAAGTAACTATGCAATTAAACAAGCTGTAAAAAACAATTTAGGAATAACCTTTATTTCATCACTTGTAGTTAAAGATGATGTTAAAAATAAGGATTTAAAGATAATTCCAACAAAAACTGAATATCATAGATACTTCTCATATCTCTGCCATAAAAACAATTTATCTAAAGTAGCTGAACTTTTTATTCAAAAACTAAATGACTTATGA